The Fulvia fulva chromosome 1, complete sequence region AGTTGCTCCAGTCGGCAGCCACCAGGAAGGTCCTTGAGTGGCGACGTCCCTGTGGTGAATGTCGTAGAGACCGGTCTTTGCATTGGCTTGACCGTGCTCGCTGTTGCGAAATTGCTCGGGCGTCCAGGCGATGGTACATGCTTGTTCTGCCTCTTCGTTGAGCAGAACTTCGAGGTCTTGTGCTGTTCTTTTAGAACAGACCTCTTCATAGGGCTGGTACGAAGCAGGTAGTGTCTGGATTTCTGGTCGATCTGGGGCCATTTCCAGCGCGGCGATGGTTGGACCGGGGTTCAAGCTGCCTATACGACCCAGTCAGCGATCCGCGTCGAGCGGACAAGATAGAGACAGTCTTGCCATGCAAATGGATGTACTGGTCATCGCTCGTCTTGTAGATGTTTGTCGCTGCACGACGATACAGCGAGTTGGCCATGTCATGAACGTCCTGTAATGGGAAGAGATGGGAGTACTTTGCACTCAGCTCTCTCACTGGGGTTGGCTCGACTGCGAATTCTGGGCCGGGTTCGATCGAAAGTAGCAACGAGCTCATGAACAGTAATTGTGCGTGATCTCTGCGCGATGTCAGTCGACCCTTCCGGACGCGGTTCGTCCTCAACGTATGTACGTGTTGATCTTGATCGGCAATGGCTCGATGCCGTATCCCCTCACGAGCAAGACGTTGATCATCGCAGCTTCGAAGCCTTTGAGTGCGGCCATGCTCTCGGCAAGCCGCCAGTTGACTGCGATGGACGGCAAAGACGTGCCTTCATACGTGACTTTCGCTGCACATTGTGCGATGTCTGGCGGCAGATCCTTGTGAAGATCGTTGTTTAGGATTCCATCTTGGAGCAATCGCTTCGTTTCCTCTGGGATCGAGTAGTCGCCTAGAATGTTGTGCCGTGCCATCTTTTCGTCACGCATTGGCTCTGGCTAGCCTGGAGAACAATGACCGCCACTTTGTGCGGTCTAGCTGTTCGATGCCACGTATCTTCGGTATTCCCATGCACTGCAGTCAGTAGATCATGATCGGTTGTGCTTACCACATAGGCACTCGGCCCGAGGGGCCACGATGGATGACTGCTTATTGTTGCTGCACCTCGGGTCCTGACCAGCAATATCGCACCAGATGTCCCTGGACAGAAGGTGAGGATAGTCGAGTCAACCACGCACTTCCTGACTTCGCCATCAGTCATGGCGCTCTCACAGCTCACGCTGGAGATTCCTACACCGGCGATTACCGCTCTTCTTGCGGTGCTTGCAGCATATCTGCTATATCGCTTGCTCAGCATTGGCTCTCGGCCAAAGGATTGCCCACCAGGTCTAGGCTCCTCCAATTATTGCTTGGGCAGGTACTTACAATCGAGCAGGTCCACCCACTCTGCCTATCATCGGAAACCTACACCAAATTCCCAAAGCGAACATTCACCTCCAATATCAGAAATGGGCACAGCAATGTGAGAATCCATATCCTACAGACACTTTACGGTGCTGAATAAACGCTTGCTAGATGGTCCAATCTTTTCGCTGAAGCTGGGCCAGTCTACAACGATCGTTCTTGCCGATGGCCATGTCATTCGTGATCTCGTGGATCAACGCGGATCCAACTATGCCGACCGGCCTTTGTTGTGGGTGCGCGAGCTTTTCGATGATTCCAGAATCATCATGCGAGGGTAGGTAGTATCATATACCACTCCATACGTAAGGCTGACTACAAACACGGGTAGCTACGACGACTTGTGGAGGACTGAGCGCAAGCTGTACCACTCTCAATTGAACATCACGGTAGCGAAGAAATATCTGCCATATCAAGCAAGTGACGATTGGTCCCTCTCCATCACTGACATGATGCCGACTATTTTCCTAGGAGCTAGAGACTCTGCAGATGCTCACCCAGATCGCCAAAGATCCGACAAACTTCGTTGACTATCTTGGTCGAATGACCGGGAGCATGGCAACGAGCATCGCCTACGGCTTTCGGCTACCCAGTGTTGATGATCCACTGACTCACGA contains the following coding sequences:
- a CDS encoding Acetyl-coenzyme A transferase, with product MARHNILGDYSIPEETKRLLQDGILNNDLHKDLPPDIAQCAAKVTYEGTSLPSIAVNWRLAESMAALKGFEAAMINVLLVRGYGIEPLPIKINTDHAQLLFMSSLLLSIEPGPEFAVEPTPVRELSAKYSHLFPLQDVHDMANSLYRRAATNIYKTSDDQYIHLHGSLNPGPTIAALEMAPDRPEIQTLPASYQPYEEVCSKRTAQDLEVLLNEEAEQACTIAWTPEQFRNSEHGQANAKTGLYDIHHRDVATQGPSWWLPTGATSLSRPLAGLKVVDLTRVIAGPSIARGLAELGASVMRVAAPHLPDFTGLHPDLNWGKWNAFLDLREEGDRMKLRELIAEADVLLDGYRPGRFEKYGFGVENVLELCRSRPRGVGWVGPWKHRSGWQPVSDANTGISWGFGRAMGNEEPCTPVWPNSDYCTGVVGCAAVLHALIQRGERGGSYVVDIALNYYNSWLRDTCGEYPEDV